A single genomic interval of Salmo trutta chromosome 13, fSalTru1.1, whole genome shotgun sequence harbors:
- the pabir2 gene encoding protein FAM122B, with protein MSNQEKMELDLEIPSSLVQSDGQLRRSNSAPMINGLSEHSQVFQSEILCSRRNSTTVVNRPNIVPSSPIRVPSTRLHQLKQEEGVDLMNRETAHEREVQAAMQMSQSWEESLSLSDNDFEKSASSSPKRIDFMPVSPAPSPTRGIGKKQCFSPSLQILVSSHGLSPSPIPSPTRRFSRRSQSPIHCIRPSILGPIKRKGEMMETESQPKRLFQGTTTILSSDVLAPQVQLPEFTSCLSLPDVLDGSLSSVGSSTGSPSKMEGISESPSSSNSPFNPLQDHSPK; from the exons ATGAGTAATCAAGAGAAGATGGAATTGGACCTCGAAATCCCATCTTCACTAGTTCAGAGTGATGGACAACTGAGACGTTCCAACAGTGCCCCAATGATAAATGGCCtaag TGAACATTCCCAGGTGTTCCAGAGTGAGATTCTATGCAGCAGGAGAAACAGCACCACTGTTGTCAACCGCCCTAATATA GTCCCTTCATCGCCCATTCGCGTCCCCAGCACTAGGCTTCATCAGCTCAAACAG GAGGAAGGTGTAGATTTGATGAACAGAGAGACTGCCCATGAACG GGAGGTTCAAGCAGCCATGCAGATGAGCCAGTCCTGGGAGGAGAGTCTGAGCCTG AGCGACAATGACTTTGAGAAATCTGCATCGTCGTCTCCAAAGCGGATTGACTTTATGCCCGTGTCCCCTGCCCCATCCCCTACTAGAGGGATAGGGAAAAAG CAGTGCTTCTCCCCTTCATTGCAAATCCTGGTGAGCAGCCACGGTCTATCCCCCAGCCCTATACCTAGCCCAACGCGACGCTTCAG CCGGCGGAGCCAAAGCCCCATTCACTGCATCAGGCCCAGCATCCTGGGGCCCATCAAACGTAAAG GGGAGATGATGGAAACTGAGAGCCAGCCAAAGAGGCTCTTCCAGGGGACGACCACAATTCTGTCCTCTGATGTACTCGCGCCCCAAGTCCAACTGCCAGAATTCACCTCCTG tctctctctgccAGACGTGCTGGACGGCAGCCTCAGCAGTGTGGGTTCTTCCACTGGCTCGCCATCTAAGATGGAGGGCATCTCTGAGTCTCCTTCCTCCAGTAACTCTCCCTTCAACCCCCTCCAGGACCACTCCCCAAAATGA